From Vibrio artabrorum, a single genomic window includes:
- a CDS encoding DUF294 nucleotidyltransferase-like domain-containing protein: protein MLMPDKFNMQHPPFNSLSDVEQLKLRASLDVVYYRSQEVILEADRPSRHLHILIKGAVEERASSDGEIYAHYANEDIFDVRSQFEPHTKHQYIALEDTLSYLLPTDIFLELYHANGQFAAYFDSNLSTRKALIEAAQQQQNLAEFILTKVDDSIYHPPLILEPNQPINQVTQTLKEQGLDSALIHLEHDDPKAFGSSCSLPYGIVTRTNLLHAVMLDNFPLDAPVGEIATFPVMHVNQGDFLFNAMITMTRNRVKRLMVCDGKNAVGMVDMTQILSAFSTHSHVLTLRIARATSVEELAMASNKQRQLVESLLRNGIRTRFIMALISAVNEQIIEKAFELIIPPALHNHCCLIVLGSEGRGEQILKTDQDNALIIQDGLQWHQCQSAMNDLTHTLQQLGYPLCPGNVMVNNPKWVHSEQEWKQTLTRWVKKATPDTVMDIAIMADAHAVAGNRELLKPVKQHLSDLMLGQELILAEFCRPALNFSVPLTLFGNVKQSKSGLDIKQGGIFPIVHGVRALCLEHGVTVNNTFKRLEQLVSQKVLEQSTADNLSEALKQFFKWRLAQRLSQQHSSNKINIKLMERADRDLLRHSLHVVKKFKQWLGYHYQIRD, encoded by the coding sequence ATGCTTATGCCTGACAAATTTAATATGCAGCACCCACCCTTCAATAGCCTATCCGACGTGGAACAGTTGAAGCTTCGTGCTTCATTAGACGTAGTGTATTACCGCTCTCAGGAAGTGATACTGGAAGCTGATAGGCCAAGCCGACACCTGCACATTTTAATCAAAGGGGCTGTTGAAGAGCGCGCGAGCAGTGACGGTGAGATTTACGCTCACTATGCCAATGAAGATATTTTTGATGTCCGCAGTCAGTTTGAACCTCACACTAAACACCAATATATCGCGCTCGAAGATACATTAAGTTATCTGCTGCCCACCGATATTTTTCTCGAGCTTTACCACGCTAACGGCCAATTCGCCGCCTACTTTGATAGCAACCTATCGACACGTAAAGCACTAATTGAAGCAGCCCAGCAACAGCAAAATCTAGCCGAGTTTATCTTGACCAAAGTGGATGACTCTATCTATCACCCACCACTGATACTTGAACCAAACCAACCTATCAACCAAGTCACTCAAACCCTTAAAGAACAAGGGTTGGACTCGGCTCTCATTCATTTAGAACATGATGATCCAAAAGCTTTTGGATCATCATGTTCCTTACCATATGGAATCGTCACTCGAACCAATTTATTGCATGCTGTGATGCTCGATAATTTCCCACTGGATGCGCCCGTTGGTGAGATCGCAACGTTTCCGGTGATGCACGTGAACCAAGGCGATTTCCTGTTTAACGCCATGATTACCATGACCAGAAATCGAGTAAAAAGGTTGATGGTTTGTGATGGTAAAAATGCGGTCGGCATGGTGGATATGACACAGATCCTCAGTGCATTCTCCACCCACTCCCACGTTCTCACTTTACGTATTGCACGCGCCACCAGCGTTGAAGAATTGGCAATGGCCTCTAACAAACAGCGTCAACTGGTCGAAAGCTTACTCCGTAATGGGATTCGAACACGCTTTATCATGGCGCTGATTTCTGCGGTTAATGAGCAGATCATAGAGAAGGCTTTTGAGTTGATTATCCCGCCAGCACTGCATAATCACTGCTGCCTCATCGTGTTAGGTTCCGAAGGTCGCGGCGAACAAATTCTCAAAACCGATCAAGACAACGCACTAATCATTCAAGATGGTTTGCAGTGGCATCAATGCCAAAGTGCGATGAACGATCTCACTCATACCCTTCAACAATTGGGTTACCCACTGTGCCCGGGCAATGTGATGGTCAACAATCCGAAGTGGGTACACTCAGAACAAGAGTGGAAACAGACCCTCACCCGTTGGGTAAAAAAAGCCACGCCAGACACCGTAATGGATATTGCGATCATGGCAGATGCACACGCAGTGGCGGGTAATAGAGAGTTATTAAAACCAGTCAAACAGCACCTCAGTGATTTAATGCTCGGACAGGAATTGATTTTGGCGGAATTCTGCCGCCCGGCGCTGAACTTCTCGGTTCCCCTCACCCTATTTGGCAACGTCAAACAATCCAAGTCAGGGCTCGATATCAAACAAGGTGGTATTTTCCCTATCGTGCATGGTGTGAGAGCGCTTTGTCTGGAGCATGGTGTCACCGTAAACAATACCTTCAAACGTCTTGAACAGTTGGTCAGCCAAAAAGTACTCGAGCAAAGTACCGCGGATAATCTCAGTGAAGCGCTCAAGCAATTCTTTAAGTGGCGCTTAGCCCAAAGGCTTTCTCAGCAGCACAGCAGCAACAAGATTAACATCAAACTGATGGAGCGGGCAGACAGAGATCTGCTTCGTCATAGCCTGCATGTGGTGAAGAAATTCAAGCAATGGCTCGGCTACCACTATCAGATACGGGATTAG
- a CDS encoding 3'-5' exonuclease, with amino-acid sequence MNRLVRYYWHHKLKGSLYQPLFTAPIDHEYVSLDCETTSLDPNQAELVTIAATKIIGNRIITSQPFEVRLQAPQSLDCNSIKIHRIRHQDLKHGIEEKQALIELLEFIGNRPLVGYHIRYDKKILDRACLKQLGFPLPNRLIEVSQLYQDKLERQLPNAYFDLSIDAICRQLDLPIPVNKHDALQDAISAALIFVRLKHGDLPRFNSSYS; translated from the coding sequence ATGAATAGGTTAGTTCGCTATTACTGGCACCACAAGCTCAAAGGCTCTCTTTACCAGCCTCTGTTTACTGCGCCTATTGATCATGAATATGTATCGCTCGATTGTGAAACCACCAGCCTAGACCCCAATCAGGCGGAGTTAGTCACCATCGCCGCAACAAAGATCATCGGTAACCGTATCATAACCAGCCAGCCCTTTGAGGTTCGGCTGCAAGCACCTCAATCGCTCGATTGCAATTCAATCAAAATCCACCGCATTCGCCATCAAGATCTAAAGCACGGCATCGAAGAAAAACAAGCTTTAATCGAACTGCTCGAGTTTATCGGTAACCGCCCTTTAGTCGGCTACCACATCCGCTATGATAAAAAAATTCTCGACCGAGCCTGCTTAAAACAGCTCGGATTTCCACTGCCTAACCGATTGATCGAAGTGAGTCAGCTTTATCAAGATAAACTGGAAAGACAGCTGCCCAACGCCTATTTCGATCTCAGTATCGACGCCATCTGTCGCCAACTCGATTTGCCTATCCCGGTCAATAAACATGATGCATTACAAGACGCTATCTCTGCTGCACTGATTTTCGTTCGCCTGAAACATGGTGACCTGCCCCGTTTCAACTCTTCATATTCTTAA
- the accB gene encoding acetyl-CoA carboxylase biotin carboxyl carrier protein, with amino-acid sequence MDIRKIKKLIELVEESGISELEISEGEESVRISRNSTAPVAPVQYAAAPAPAPAPAAAPAPVAAPAVAETPAAPTGHQVLSPMVGTFYGAPSPDAKPFVKVGQSVTAGETLCIVEAMKMMNQIEADKSGVVTAILLEDGQPVEFDQALVIIE; translated from the coding sequence ATGGATATTCGCAAAATCAAAAAGCTAATCGAATTGGTTGAAGAGTCTGGTATTTCTGAGCTAGAAATCTCTGAAGGTGAAGAGTCAGTACGAATCAGTCGTAACAGCACAGCACCTGTCGCACCGGTTCAATATGCAGCGGCTCCAGCTCCAGCTCCAGCTCCAGCCGCCGCTCCAGCTCCTGTAGCAGCACCTGCTGTAGCGGAAACACCTGCGGCACCAACAGGCCACCAAGTTCTTTCTCCAATGGTTGGTACTTTCTACGGCGCGCCAAGCCCTGATGCCAAACCATTCGTTAAGGTTGGTCAATCGGTGACTGCCGGCGAAACACTATGTATCGTTGAAGCAATGAAAATGATGAACCAAATCGAAGCTGACAAGTCTGGTGTTGTCACGGCAATTCTACTTGAAGATGGTCAACCAGTAGAATTCGATCAAGCTCTAGTAATTATCGAATAA
- the accC gene encoding acetyl-CoA carboxylase biotin carboxylase subunit, which yields MLDKLVIANRGEIALRILRACKELGIKTVAVHSTADRDLKHVLLADETICIGPARGIDSYLNIPRIISAAEVTGAVAIHPGYGFLSENADFAEQVERSGFIFVGPKAETIRMMGDKVSAITSMKKAGVPCVPGSDGPLDDDDAKNKAHAKRIGFPVIIKASGGGGGRGMRVVRSEAELTEAIAMTRAEAKACFNNDMVYMEKFLENPRHIEVQVLADGQGNAIHLGERDCSMQRRHQKVVEEAPAPGITEEMRKYIGERCTRACIEIGYRGAGTFEFLYENGEFYFIEMNTRIQVEHTITEMVTGIDLVKEQLRIAAGQPLSFTQDDIKLRGHSIECRINAEDPVRFLPSPGKIERFHAPGGMGVRWESHIYTGYTVPPHYDSMIGKLITYGENRDVAIARMKNALGEMIVEGINVNTALQLAIMNDENFQHGGANIHYLEKKLGLQ from the coding sequence ATGTTAGATAAATTAGTCATCGCGAACCGCGGTGAAATTGCACTGCGTATTTTGCGTGCATGTAAAGAACTGGGCATTAAAACGGTAGCGGTTCACTCAACCGCAGACCGCGACCTTAAGCACGTACTGCTTGCGGATGAAACCATTTGTATCGGTCCAGCGCGTGGTATTGATAGCTACCTGAACATCCCTCGCATCATCAGCGCCGCTGAAGTGACTGGTGCTGTCGCGATTCACCCTGGCTACGGCTTTCTATCTGAAAATGCCGACTTTGCAGAACAAGTAGAGCGCAGCGGTTTTATCTTCGTTGGCCCTAAAGCAGAAACCATTCGCATGATGGGTGACAAAGTGTCAGCTATCACGTCAATGAAGAAAGCGGGCGTACCTTGTGTACCTGGTTCTGACGGCCCACTTGATGATGATGACGCAAAAAACAAAGCGCACGCTAAGCGCATTGGTTTCCCTGTCATCATCAAGGCATCTGGTGGTGGTGGCGGTCGTGGTATGCGTGTTGTCCGTTCTGAAGCAGAACTAACAGAAGCTATCGCAATGACTCGTGCTGAAGCAAAAGCCTGTTTCAACAACGACATGGTTTACATGGAGAAATTCCTAGAAAACCCTCGTCACATTGAAGTACAAGTGCTTGCAGATGGTCAAGGTAATGCTATCCACCTAGGTGAGCGTGACTGTTCTATGCAGCGTCGTCACCAGAAAGTTGTCGAAGAAGCACCCGCTCCAGGTATCACTGAAGAGATGCGCAAGTACATCGGCGAACGTTGTACTCGTGCGTGTATTGAGATTGGATATCGCGGTGCTGGTACATTTGAATTCCTATACGAGAACGGTGAGTTCTACTTCATCGAAATGAACACTCGTATCCAGGTTGAGCACACGATTACTGAAATGGTAACGGGTATCGACCTAGTAAAAGAGCAGCTGCGTATTGCTGCCGGTCAGCCTCTATCATTCACTCAGGATGATATTAAGCTACGCGGCCACTCAATCGAATGTCGTATCAATGCTGAAGATCCTGTTCGTTTCCTACCTTCACCAGGTAAGATTGAACGTTTCCACGCACCAGGCGGCATGGGCGTACGTTGGGAATCTCACATCTACACGGGTTACACAGTGCCACCACACTACGATTCAATGATTGGTAAGCTGATCACTTACGGTGAGAACCGTGATGTGGCTATCGCTCGTATGAAGAACGCATTGGGTGAGATGATTGTTGAAGGTATCAATGTCAACACTGCACTACAACTCGCGATAATGAACGACGAAAACTTCCAACACGGTGGTGCAAACATCCACTACCTTGAGAAGAAGCTTGGTCTGCAATAG
- the prmA gene encoding 50S ribosomal protein L11 methyltransferase, with product MPWIQIKLNATNENAEQIGDMLMEETGALSVTFLDAQDTPVFEPLPGETRLWGNTDILALYDAETDTGVVLAQIKASNMFPADFAHKVEQIEDKDWEREWMDNFHPMKFGERLWICPSWRDIPEPDAVNVMLDPGLAFGTGTHPTTALCLEWLEGLDLTGKTVIDFGCGSGILAIAAIKLGAARVIGIDIDPQALLASKDNAQRNGVADQLDVFLPQDQPEGLLADVVVANILAGPLRDLSSIIKGLVKPNGVLAMSGVLDTQAEDVATYYRDELHIDPIIEQQEWCRISGRKQG from the coding sequence ATGCCTTGGATTCAAATCAAGCTTAATGCGACCAATGAAAATGCCGAACAAATCGGCGACATGTTAATGGAAGAGACAGGTGCTCTTTCCGTAACTTTCCTTGATGCACAAGATACCCCTGTATTTGAGCCTCTGCCGGGTGAAACTCGCCTTTGGGGTAACACTGACATTCTCGCGCTTTACGACGCTGAGACTGATACAGGCGTCGTCCTAGCACAGATTAAAGCCAGCAACATGTTCCCTGCGGACTTTGCTCATAAAGTAGAGCAAATTGAAGACAAGGATTGGGAGCGTGAATGGATGGACAACTTCCACCCAATGAAGTTTGGTGAGCGTCTTTGGATCTGCCCTAGCTGGCGCGATATCCCAGAACCGGACGCTGTAAATGTAATGCTGGATCCCGGTCTTGCATTTGGTACCGGTACTCACCCAACCACCGCATTGTGTCTTGAGTGGCTTGAAGGTCTCGATCTAACAGGCAAAACGGTTATCGACTTCGGTTGTGGTTCTGGCATCCTAGCAATTGCTGCGATCAAACTGGGCGCCGCAAGAGTTATCGGGATCGACATTGATCCTCAAGCTCTGCTGGCCTCAAAAGATAATGCACAGCGCAACGGCGTGGCTGATCAATTAGACGTGTTCTTACCACAAGATCAACCGGAAGGTTTGTTAGCGGACGTCGTCGTTGCCAATATTCTTGCCGGTCCATTACGCGACCTATCAAGCATCATCAAGGGCCTAGTTAAGCCAAATGGTGTGCTCGCCATGTCGGGCGTTTTAGATACCCAAGCGGAAGATGTCGCGACATATTATCGTGATGAGCTTCACATTGATCCAATTATCGAGCAACAAGAGTGGTGTCGAATCTCTGGTCGCAAACAAGGCTAG
- a CDS encoding 3-phenylpropionate MFS transporter produces the protein MFSPSPYGWISQYFLGFFFAYGVYLPFWALWFENQGVSAGDIGVLIGIGFATRCVANLVITPRIHKVEHLMPALRCLSFAALLFVGFYFFTGGSFLLMLLATVLFNLCCGPIVPLSDAMANHYSRLKMLDYGRTRLWGSIAFIAGSTVVGYLVAQFGTDMILYTALAGVLLSLVLAMRNPNVMPVTQSEQQAARPKLGELLRESSVVKFLALVALLQGSHAAYYSFSAIYWKEAGHSEAIIGYLWSLGVVAEVAVFALSKRLFSGLTLRTLFVIAALGVITRWGITASTTAIVALVLVQLLHGVTFAMAHIAAIQYIQSQEQNKMVALQALYNAIPLGAFIALMTTLSGWGYERWGANIFWGMAAMGALALFIKLDERSSVVEMNQSDLESSESHSQC, from the coding sequence ATGTTTAGTCCTTCTCCCTATGGCTGGATCTCTCAGTATTTTCTTGGTTTCTTTTTTGCCTATGGCGTTTATTTGCCATTTTGGGCGCTGTGGTTTGAAAACCAAGGCGTGTCTGCGGGTGATATTGGCGTATTGATTGGTATCGGCTTTGCAACTCGTTGTGTGGCTAACTTAGTGATTACGCCACGTATTCATAAAGTGGAACATTTAATGCCTGCCTTACGTTGTCTCAGTTTTGCTGCGTTACTGTTTGTTGGGTTCTACTTCTTTACCGGCGGCAGCTTTTTATTGATGTTACTTGCCACGGTACTGTTTAACCTATGCTGTGGACCGATCGTTCCACTTTCGGATGCGATGGCGAACCATTACAGTCGTCTGAAGATGCTTGATTACGGTCGAACTCGCCTTTGGGGGTCGATTGCCTTTATCGCCGGTTCAACGGTTGTCGGCTATTTGGTGGCACAATTTGGCACTGATATGATTTTGTATACGGCGCTTGCCGGGGTGTTGTTGTCATTGGTTCTGGCGATGCGAAATCCTAACGTGATGCCAGTCACACAATCTGAGCAACAAGCGGCGCGACCAAAACTAGGTGAACTGCTGCGTGAGTCGTCAGTGGTGAAATTTTTAGCCTTGGTGGCATTGTTGCAAGGGAGTCACGCGGCTTATTACAGCTTCAGTGCGATTTATTGGAAAGAAGCTGGGCACTCTGAAGCGATTATTGGTTATTTGTGGAGTTTAGGCGTGGTCGCGGAAGTGGCGGTGTTTGCGCTAAGTAAGCGACTTTTTTCCGGCCTCACATTGCGTACTCTGTTTGTCATTGCTGCACTCGGTGTGATAACTCGCTGGGGGATCACGGCTTCGACGACCGCCATTGTTGCTTTGGTTCTCGTTCAGCTTTTGCATGGCGTGACGTTTGCTATGGCACATATTGCCGCGATTCAATACATTCAATCTCAAGAACAGAACAAGATGGTGGCACTACAAGCTCTGTATAACGCGATCCCTCTCGGGGCCTTTATCGCACTCATGACCACCTTAAGTGGCTGGGGGTATGAGCGATGGGGAGCGAACATTTTCTGGGGTATGGCTGCAATGGGTGCACTTGCTCTGTTTATCAAGTTGGATGAGAGAAGTTCAGTGGTTGAGATGAATCAATCCGATTTAGAATCGTCAGAATCACATAGCCAATGCTG
- the aroQ gene encoding type II 3-dehydroquinate dehydratase, giving the protein MSTKFRILVLNGPNLNLLGLREPAHYGSQTLEQIISSLTEQAKAHDVELSHLQSNREYELIEAIHSAYQNVDFIIINPAAFTHTSVALRDALLGVAIPFIEVHLSNVHAREPFRHHSYLSDKAEGVICGLGAQGYQFALTAALSKLNAK; this is encoded by the coding sequence ATGTCTACAAAGTTTCGCATTCTAGTTTTAAATGGCCCAAACCTTAACTTGTTAGGCCTTAGAGAGCCCGCACACTATGGCTCTCAAACACTTGAACAGATTATTAGCTCATTGACCGAGCAAGCGAAAGCACACGATGTTGAGCTGTCTCACTTACAGTCAAATCGTGAGTATGAACTGATTGAAGCTATCCATAGTGCTTATCAAAATGTTGATTTTATTATTATCAACCCAGCGGCCTTTACACATACCAGTGTGGCACTGCGTGATGCATTACTTGGCGTTGCAATCCCATTTATTGAGGTTCATCTATCGAATGTTCACGCACGTGAACCATTCCGTCACCACTCTTACCTATCTGATAAAGCAGAAGGTGTGATTTGTGGCTTAGGTGCCCAAGGTTATCAATTTGCTTTGACCGCTGCACTCAGCAAGCTCAACGCAAAATAA
- the acs gene encoding acetate--CoA ligase produces the protein MSEAHVYPVKDNIQSTTHADNDTYLAMYQQSVSDPEGFWGEHGKIVDWIKPFTQVKNTSFDPGHIDIRWFEDGTLNVSANCIDRHLAERGNEIAIIWEGDDPADDKTLTFNELHKEVCLFSNALKEQGVRKGDVVCLYMPMVPEAAVAMLACTRIGAVHTVVFGGFSPEALSGRIIDSNSKVVITADEGVRGGRAVPLKKNVDEALTNPEVKNIEKVVVFKRTGGDVAWHEHRDVWWHDAIANVSADCPPEEMNAEDPLFILYTSGSTGKPKGVMHTTGGYLVYAAMTFKYVFDYQEGETFWCTADVGWITGHTYLVYGPLANGAKTILFEGVPNYPNTSRMSEVVDKHQVNILYTAPTAIRALMAKGNEAVEGTSRDSLRIMGSVGEPINPEAWEWYYKTIGNEQSPIVDTWWQTETGGILISPLPGATDLKPGSATRPFFGVQPALVDNMGNIIEGATDGNLVILDSWPGQMRTVHGDHDRFEQTYFSTFKGMYFTSDGARRDEDGYYWITGRVDDVLNVSGHRMGTAEIESALVAFDKIAEAAIVGIPHDIKGQAIYAYITLNDGEFPTAELHKEVKDWVRKEIGPIATPDVLHWTDSLPKTRSGKIMRRILRKIATGDTSNLGDTSTLADPSVVDKLIAEKAELA, from the coding sequence ATGAGTGAAGCCCACGTTTATCCGGTAAAAGACAATATTCAATCAACCACACACGCGGATAATGACACTTACCTAGCCATGTACCAGCAATCGGTTTCTGACCCTGAAGGCTTTTGGGGTGAACACGGAAAAATCGTGGATTGGATCAAGCCTTTCACACAGGTAAAAAACACCTCTTTCGATCCTGGCCACATTGATATTCGTTGGTTTGAAGACGGCACGCTTAACGTTTCGGCTAACTGTATCGACCGCCACCTTGCAGAGCGCGGTAATGAAATCGCTATCATCTGGGAAGGCGATGACCCGGCTGATGACAAAACGCTAACGTTTAATGAACTGCACAAAGAAGTGTGCCTATTTTCGAATGCTTTAAAAGAGCAAGGCGTACGCAAAGGGGATGTGGTTTGTTTATACATGCCAATGGTGCCAGAAGCGGCAGTAGCCATGCTGGCGTGTACCCGTATCGGGGCGGTTCACACAGTAGTATTTGGTGGTTTCTCACCAGAGGCACTGTCTGGTCGTATTATCGACTCCAATTCTAAAGTCGTTATCACGGCTGATGAAGGCGTGCGTGGCGGCCGTGCGGTTCCACTGAAGAAGAATGTCGATGAAGCACTGACCAACCCTGAAGTGAAAAACATCGAGAAGGTTGTGGTATTCAAACGCACTGGCGGTGATGTGGCTTGGCACGAACACCGTGATGTGTGGTGGCACGATGCAATTGCTAATGTATCTGCAGATTGCCCACCAGAAGAGATGAACGCCGAAGATCCACTATTCATCCTTTATACGTCAGGCTCAACAGGTAAACCGAAAGGCGTTATGCACACCACAGGTGGCTACCTTGTCTATGCAGCGATGACCTTCAAATACGTATTCGATTACCAAGAAGGCGAGACTTTCTGGTGTACAGCCGATGTGGGTTGGATTACAGGTCACACATACCTTGTTTACGGGCCACTAGCTAATGGTGCAAAAACAATCCTATTCGAAGGCGTGCCTAATTACCCGAACACTAGCCGCATGAGTGAAGTGGTCGATAAGCATCAAGTTAATATTCTTTATACTGCACCAACCGCGATTCGCGCTTTGATGGCGAAAGGCAATGAAGCGGTTGAAGGTACTTCGCGTGACAGCCTGAGAATTATGGGCTCAGTGGGTGAGCCTATCAATCCTGAAGCGTGGGAGTGGTATTACAAAACAATTGGTAATGAGCAGTCTCCGATTGTCGATACATGGTGGCAAACAGAAACGGGCGGTATATTAATCTCACCACTGCCGGGGGCAACAGACCTAAAACCGGGGTCAGCGACTCGCCCATTCTTCGGCGTACAGCCCGCGCTGGTTGATAACATGGGTAACATCATTGAGGGTGCAACAGACGGCAACCTTGTGATTCTTGACTCTTGGCCAGGCCAAATGCGTACCGTACATGGCGATCATGACCGCTTTGAACAGACTTACTTCTCAACCTTTAAAGGCATGTACTTTACCAGTGATGGTGCTCGTCGTGATGAAGACGGTTACTACTGGATTACGGGCCGAGTCGATGACGTGCTGAACGTATCGGGTCACCGTATGGGGACGGCAGAGATAGAATCGGCTCTCGTCGCATTCGATAAAATTGCAGAAGCCGCGATTGTCGGTATCCCTCATGATATAAAGGGCCAAGCTATTTATGCATACATCACACTCAATGATGGTGAGTTCCCAACGGCTGAACTGCATAAAGAAGTAAAAGACTGGGTACGCAAAGAGATAGGCCCAATCGCAACGCCCGATGTGCTGCATTGGACAGATTCTCTGCCAAAAACACGTTCGGGTAAGATCATGCGTCGTATTCTACGTAAAATTGCCACCGGCGATACCAGTAACCTCGGTGATACATCAACCCTCGCAGACCCAAGCGTGGTTGATAAACTGATTGCCGAAAAGGCAGAACTCGCCTAA